One genomic segment of Pseudorca crassidens isolate mPseCra1 chromosome X, mPseCra1.hap1, whole genome shotgun sequence includes these proteins:
- the APOO gene encoding MICOS complex subunit MIC26: MFKVIQRSVGPASLSLLTFKVYASAKKDSSHKAAVKVNELSLYSVPEGQSKYVEEPRTQLEESISHLRHYCEPYTSWCQEMYSQTKPKMQSVVQWGLDSYEYLQNAPPGFFPRLGVIGFSGVVGLLLARGSKIKKLVYPPVFMGLAASLYYPQQAIVFVQVSGEKLYDWGLRGYIVVEDLWKENIQKSENVKNSPGNK; encoded by the exons GTAATTCAGAGGTCTGTGGGGCCGGCCAGCCTGAGCCTGCTCACCTTCAAAGTCTATGCATCAGCAAAAAAGGACTCATCTCACAAAGCTGCTGTGAAGGTTAATGAG CTTTCACTCTACTCTGTTCCTGAGGGTCAGTCTAAATATGTGGAAGAGCCAAGGACCCAACTTGAAGAAAGCATCTCCCATCTCCGACATTATTGCGAACCATATACAAGTTGGTGTCAG gAAATGTACTCCCAAACTAAGCCCAAGATGCAAAGTGTGGTTCAGTGGGGGTTAG ACAGCTATGAATATCTCCAAAATGCACCTCCTGGATTTTTTCCAAGACTTGGTGTTATTGGTTTTTCTGGAGTTGTTGGACTCCTTTTGGCTAGAG gtTCAAAAATAAAGAAGCTGGTGTATCCACCTGTTTTCATGGGATTAGCTGCCTCTCTTTATTATCCACAACAAGCCATTGTATTTGTCCAG GTCAGTGGGGAGAAATTATATGACTGGGGTTTACGTGGATACATAGTCGTAGAAGATTTGTGGAAGGAGAACATTCAAAAG